One window of the Runella slithyformis DSM 19594 genome contains the following:
- the metK gene encoding methionine adenosyltransferase: MSYLFTSESVSEGHPDKVADQISDALIDHFMAFDPKSKVACETLVTTGQVVLAGEVNTKTYLDVQQIARDVIAKIGYTKAEYMFEAHSCGVLSALHEQSADINQGVDRQTADDFESKANAQGAGDQGMMFGYATRETDNFMPLALDLSHKILEELAAIRRENKRIKYLRPDAKSQVTIEYSDTNKPIRIDTIVVSTQHDDFAADEAMLATIRKDIIGYVIPRVKAKLKPSLRKLFNDQITYHINPTGKFVIGGPHGDTGLTGRKIIVDTYGGKGAHGGGAFSGKDPSKVDRSAAYATRHIAKNLVAAGVCDEVLVQVSYAIGVAKPCGLYVNTYDTAKVKGENGKKLSDGEIAKLVESVFDLRPYAIEQRLKLRNPIYSETAAYGHMGREPRMVTKVFENAGQRAEVEVELFTWEKLDYVDAVKAAFGL; this comes from the coding sequence ATGTCTTATTTATTCACTTCAGAATCGGTGTCGGAAGGTCATCCCGATAAAGTAGCTGACCAAATTTCAGATGCACTCATCGACCATTTCATGGCCTTTGATCCCAAATCCAAAGTGGCCTGCGAAACCCTGGTGACCACGGGGCAGGTTGTTTTGGCCGGTGAAGTCAACACCAAAACCTACCTGGATGTGCAGCAGATTGCCCGCGATGTGATCGCAAAGATCGGCTACACCAAAGCCGAATACATGTTTGAAGCCCATTCCTGCGGGGTATTGTCGGCCCTGCATGAGCAATCGGCCGACATCAATCAGGGCGTAGACCGCCAAACGGCCGATGATTTTGAAAGCAAAGCCAACGCGCAGGGGGCCGGTGATCAGGGAATGATGTTTGGCTACGCCACGCGCGAAACCGACAACTTCATGCCTTTGGCGCTGGACCTGTCGCACAAGATACTGGAAGAACTGGCGGCCATCCGTCGCGAGAACAAGCGCATCAAATACCTTCGTCCCGATGCCAAGTCGCAGGTGACGATCGAATATTCGGATACCAACAAGCCGATTCGTATTGACACGATCGTGGTCTCGACGCAGCACGATGATTTTGCGGCCGACGAAGCGATGCTGGCCACGATTCGCAAAGACATCATCGGCTATGTGATCCCGCGGGTGAAAGCCAAGCTCAAGCCTTCCTTGCGTAAATTGTTCAACGACCAAATCACGTACCACATCAACCCGACGGGCAAGTTCGTCATCGGCGGACCGCACGGCGATACGGGCCTGACGGGTCGTAAGATCATTGTAGACACGTACGGCGGCAAGGGTGCCCACGGCGGGGGAGCCTTCTCGGGCAAAGATCCCTCGAAGGTGGACCGTTCGGCGGCCTATGCCACGCGCCACATTGCCAAGAACCTGGTGGCGGCGGGTGTGTGCGACGAAGTGCTGGTGCAGGTATCGTACGCCATCGGGGTGGCCAAGCCCTGCGGATTGTACGTGAACACGTACGACACGGCGAAGGTGAAGGGCGAGAACGGGAAGAAATTGAGCGACGGCGAGATTGCCAAGCTGGTAGAAAGCGTCTTTGATTTGCGGCCGTATGCCATTGAGCAGCGGTTGAAGCTTCGCAACCCGATTTATTCGGAGACGGCGGCGTACGGCCACATGGGCCGGGAGCCCAGAATGGTGACGAAGGTATTCGAAAATGCAGGTCAGCGGGCAGAAGTGGAGGTGGAGCTGTTTACGTGGGAGAAGCTCGATTACGTCGACGCGGTCAAAGCGGCCTTTGGACTTTAG
- the dusB gene encoding tRNA dihydrouridine synthase DusB, with protein sequence MVKIGNIELGEFPLLLAPMEDVSDPPFRAVCKEGGADLMYTEFVSSEGLIRDAAKSVQKLDIFEYERPIGIQLFGSDIETMGECARIASNVHPDLIDINYGCPVKQVACRGAGAALLQDIPKMVKMTEAVVKATHLPVTVKTRLGWDESTKNIQEVAERLQDIGIKALTVHGRTRVQMYKGDADWTLIGRIKENSRIDIPIFGNGDIDSPEKALEYRNRFGVDGIMIGRASIGYPWIFNEIKHFMRTGEHLLPPTTAERVRVCRKHLDFSIRWKGERTGIVEMRRHYASYFKGLDNFKPFRMRLVETMSYQDINDILEEVSDVYSVEMA encoded by the coding sequence ATGGTAAAGATAGGAAACATAGAATTAGGCGAATTCCCGCTGTTATTGGCCCCCATGGAGGATGTATCTGACCCTCCTTTCCGAGCGGTGTGTAAAGAAGGCGGTGCCGACCTGATGTACACTGAGTTTGTGTCGTCGGAAGGCTTGATCCGGGATGCCGCCAAGAGCGTCCAGAAACTGGATATTTTTGAATACGAACGCCCGATCGGCATTCAATTGTTTGGCAGCGATATTGAAACCATGGGTGAATGTGCCCGTATTGCCTCCAATGTACATCCCGATCTCATTGATATCAACTATGGTTGTCCGGTCAAACAGGTGGCCTGCCGTGGTGCCGGTGCGGCCCTGTTGCAGGATATCCCTAAAATGGTCAAAATGACGGAAGCCGTGGTAAAAGCCACGCATTTGCCCGTCACGGTCAAAACACGTTTGGGCTGGGATGAATCTACCAAAAATATACAGGAAGTAGCCGAACGTTTACAGGATATTGGCATAAAGGCACTTACGGTTCATGGACGGACGCGGGTACAGATGTACAAAGGCGATGCCGATTGGACACTGATCGGTCGAATTAAAGAAAATTCACGCATTGATATTCCTATTTTTGGCAACGGCGACATCGACAGCCCCGAAAAAGCCCTCGAATACCGTAATCGTTTTGGCGTAGACGGTATCATGATCGGACGGGCCAGCATTGGGTACCCTTGGATATTTAACGAAATCAAGCATTTTATGCGCACCGGCGAGCATCTATTGCCACCCACAACGGCCGAGCGGGTACGCGTTTGTCGCAAACATTTGGATTTTTCCATCCGCTGGAAAGGGGAACGTACCGGAATCGTGGAGATGCGACGCCATTACGCCTCCTATTTCAAAGGCTTGGACAACTTTAAACCGTTCCGGATGCGGTTGGTGGAAACCATGTCGTATCAGGATATAAACGACATTCTGGAAGAGGTATCCGACGTCTATTCTGTAGAGATGGCATAA
- a CDS encoding DUF2891 domain-containing protein — protein MAASRAQNPYLTTQNEQLKLTPAGASFLAKLPLHCIDVEYPNKTGHTLEAEKDARLSPKELHPSFYGCLDWHSSVHGHWMLVKLLKTFKNLPEEVQIRKTLSESFAADKLQAEADYFVKYALANTFERTYGWAWLLKLDEELATWDDPQGRQWHQNLRPLTQQMLRLWTAFLPKQTYPNRTGVHPNTAFGLVFALDYARTVRNTAFEAQIIQKAKDFYLKNTNAPAFQEPDGSDFLSPSLEVADLMRRILPQAAFVKWFNAFLPVAGLQNVMKMPVVSDRNDMQIVHLDGLSLSRAWCMKGIAKALPANDPRRVSLLRSARKFINTTLPQITNGGYGGEHWLASFAVYALSLD, from the coding sequence ATGGCAGCATCCCGGGCGCAGAATCCTTACCTGACTACCCAAAACGAGCAGTTGAAGCTGACGCCCGCGGGCGCTTCTTTCTTGGCCAAATTGCCGCTTCATTGCATCGACGTTGAATACCCCAACAAAACCGGGCATACGCTGGAAGCTGAAAAAGATGCACGCTTGAGTCCTAAAGAATTGCACCCGTCTTTTTACGGTTGCCTGGACTGGCATTCGTCGGTGCACGGGCACTGGATGTTGGTGAAATTATTGAAAACCTTTAAAAACCTGCCTGAAGAAGTACAGATTCGTAAAACGTTAAGTGAAAGTTTCGCCGCTGATAAACTGCAGGCCGAAGCCGATTATTTTGTAAAATATGCGTTGGCTAATACCTTTGAGCGTACTTACGGTTGGGCATGGCTGCTGAAGCTGGACGAAGAGCTCGCCACCTGGGATGACCCGCAGGGACGGCAATGGCACCAAAATCTACGCCCGCTGACGCAGCAGATGCTCCGACTCTGGACGGCTTTTTTGCCCAAACAAACCTACCCCAATCGTACGGGCGTTCATCCCAATACGGCTTTCGGGTTGGTATTTGCCCTTGATTACGCCCGTACCGTCAGGAACACCGCTTTTGAGGCACAGATCATTCAGAAAGCCAAGGACTTTTACCTGAAAAACACCAATGCGCCGGCGTTTCAGGAGCCCGACGGCTCGGATTTTTTATCGCCGAGCCTGGAAGTGGCCGATCTGATGCGGCGCATTTTGCCGCAAGCAGCTTTTGTGAAGTGGTTTAACGCTTTTCTGCCCGTTGCCGGACTCCAAAATGTGATGAAGATGCCCGTAGTAAGCGATCGAAACGACATGCAGATCGTTCATTTGGACGGCCTTTCGCTGAGCCGGGCGTGGTGTATGAAAGGGATCGCCAAGGCACTGCCGGCCAACGACCCGCGCCGTGTTTCATTACTCAGAAGTGCCCGGAAATTTATCAATACCACGTTGCCGCAAATCACCAACGGCGGCTACGGCGGCGAGCACTGGCTGGCGTCGTTTGCCGTATATGCGTTGAGTCTGGACTGA
- a CDS encoding AGE family epimerase/isomerase: MNLSVYAKQYREDLLQRLVPFWMEFSLDTVHGGYICVLSGKGEVISFDKWIKWHGQQAWAFGKLYQLTQHADYLGYALHGADFLLHFGADTKENWWEIVDSTGRGVEEVSDSCAEAAAVAAWSLAHALTNEEAYADSAKKTLAKAMRRREKGLQKRAEALLTGRNLKNIGELSALAKALTASQKLMSEKAFREKGETLLHELTKHFWEPRANILLENVFSEGGYSDCLLGRRIHPGRVFEAFNAFYELTKVLNKRRIRQQLAQHVAYLADTAWDEVYGGYFHWLDVKSLPASEPEAYYKYAWVQLEACTALLRAYQVLQDRAVLKHWQRVNDYLWQHFPDNSKEGEWVGVLSRHGEPLFGVKATPEKNAYSPIKNLLESADLLELLAHK; encoded by the coding sequence ATGAATCTTTCCGTTTACGCAAAGCAATACCGTGAAGACCTGCTTCAGCGACTCGTCCCGTTCTGGATGGAGTTCAGTTTGGATACGGTTCACGGGGGCTATATCTGTGTCCTTTCGGGAAAAGGGGAAGTCATTTCGTTTGATAAATGGATAAAATGGCACGGGCAGCAGGCTTGGGCGTTCGGGAAGTTATACCAACTGACCCAACATGCCGATTATCTCGGCTATGCGCTGCACGGGGCCGACTTTTTGCTGCATTTCGGGGCCGATACCAAAGAAAATTGGTGGGAGATCGTAGACAGTACCGGCCGGGGGGTAGAGGAGGTATCGGATAGCTGTGCCGAAGCGGCGGCCGTGGCGGCGTGGAGTTTGGCGCATGCGTTAACCAACGAAGAAGCCTATGCCGATTCGGCCAAAAAGACGTTGGCCAAGGCCATGCGTCGTCGTGAAAAAGGGTTGCAGAAACGTGCTGAGGCGCTTCTTACGGGCAGAAATCTGAAAAATATCGGCGAGTTGAGTGCCTTGGCCAAGGCCCTGACGGCTTCTCAAAAACTCATGAGTGAAAAAGCATTTCGGGAAAAAGGAGAGACCCTACTGCACGAATTGACTAAGCATTTCTGGGAACCGCGCGCCAACATCCTCCTCGAAAATGTGTTTTCGGAAGGCGGCTATTCTGACTGCCTGTTGGGGCGAAGGATCCATCCCGGGCGTGTTTTTGAAGCATTCAATGCCTTTTATGAACTCACCAAAGTGCTTAATAAGCGGCGTATACGTCAGCAACTGGCGCAGCACGTTGCCTACCTGGCCGATACCGCCTGGGATGAAGTTTACGGCGGCTATTTTCATTGGCTGGATGTAAAAAGCCTTCCGGCATCCGAACCGGAAGCGTACTATAAATACGCGTGGGTACAGCTGGAAGCCTGCACGGCACTGTTGCGGGCGTATCAGGTATTGCAGGATCGGGCCGTACTGAAACATTGGCAACGGGTGAATGATTATCTGTGGCAGCATTTTCCCGACAACTCCAAAGAAGGCGAGTGGGTAGGGGTACTGAGCCGCCACGGCGAGCCCTTGTTCGGTGTCAAGGCCACGCCCGAAAAAAACGCGTATTCGCCCATCAAAAACCTGCTCGAAAGCGCTGATTTATTGGAACTTTTAGCGCATAAATAA